In the genome of Entelurus aequoreus isolate RoL-2023_Sb linkage group LG08, RoL_Eaeq_v1.1, whole genome shotgun sequence, one region contains:
- the LOC133655566 gene encoding potassium voltage-gated channel subfamily A member 7-like: protein MKNQLNIEEKGETENKKNEKEKSCKAVCRKGLPLSERLVINVSGMRYETQLRTLSQFPDSMLGDPRRRLRYFDPLRNEVFLDRNRACFDAILYFYQSGGRLRRPTNIPLDIFMDELLFYELGEDIMSRFKEDEGFTKEIEKPLPSNETQKKLWMLFEHPESSSAARIIAIISVMVIVVSILIFCLETLPDFRIEKETREVHLFNFHKHDSQAKNMSENMPPPPSVFNDPFFIVETVCICWFSFELIMRFACCPSKIHFFKDVMNIIDFSAIVPYFVTLGTELARSNEASPTTSLAIVRVIRLVRVFRIFKLSRHSKGLQILGQTLKASMRELGLLIFFLFIGVILFSSAIYFAEADHNDTAFVSIPHAFWWAVVTMTTVGYGDMYPETVWGKLVGSMCAIAGVLTISLPVPVIVSNFSYFYHRETECEDRSRYAHVTSSTWEDEDNEGEETQEENQYPEEGYYAIGGTYDNLNETLARPNMEPNAESVGNGQLREPLVTQV from the exons ATGAAAAACCAACTGAACATCGAGGAAAAGGGCGAGACAGAGAATAAAAAGAATGAAAAAGAGAAGAGTTGCAAGGCCGTATGCAGGAAAGGATTGCCACTGAGTGAAAGACTGGTCATTAACGTCTCAGGGATGCGCTATGAAACCCAACTTCGCACCTTATCCCAGTTCCCTGATTCCATGCTTGGTGACCCACGAAGAAGGTTACGCTACTTTGACCCATTGCGAAACGAAGTCTTCCTGGACCGAAATCGGGcctgctttgatgcgatcctctACTTTTACCAGTCAGGCGGGAGGCTTCGGAGGCCCACCAACATCCCCTTGGACATCTTCATGGATGAGCTGTTGTTCTACGAGCTAGGGGAGGACATCATGAGCCGCTTCAAAGAGGATGAAGGTTTCACTAAAGAGATCGAGAAGCCGTTGCCCTCGAACGAAACGCAgaagaaactgtggatgttgtttgAACACCCTGAGTCCTCATCGGCCGCTCGGATCATTGCCATTATCAGCGTTATGGTCATCGTGGTGTCGATTCTCATCTTTTGTCTGGAGACTTTGCCGGATTTCCGGATTGAGAAGGAAACACGAGAGGTACATTTGTTT AATTTCCACAAGCATGACAGCCAAGCAAAGAACATGTCAGAGAACATGCCACCACCCCCCAGTGTTTTCAACGACCCCTTCTTCATTGTGGAGACCGTGTGTATCTGCTGGTTCTCTTTCGAGCTCATCATGCGTTTTGCCTGCTGTCCCAGCAAGATACACTTCTTCAAGGATGTCATGAACATCATCGACTTCAGCGCCATTGTGCCCTATTTCGTCACTCTGGGAACGGAGCTCGCCAGGAGCAACGAAGCCAGTCCCACCACTTCCTTGGCCATCGTGAGGGTTATCCGACTCGTGAGGGTCTTCAGGATCTTCAAGTTGTCCCGTCACTCCAAAGGCCTTCAGATCCTGGGTCAGACGCTGAAGGCGAGCATGCGGGAGCTGGGCCTTCTCATTTTCTTCCTGTTTATCGGCGTCATCCTTTTTTCCAGCGCCATCTACTTTGCCGAGGCCGACCACAACGACACGGCCTTCGTCAGCATACCGCACGCTTTCTGGTGggctgtggtcaccatgacaacaGTGGGCTACGGCGACATGTACCCGGAGACGGTGTGGGGTAAACTGGTGGGCTCCATGTGTGCCATCGCTGGTGTGCTTACCATTTCCCTGCCGGTGCCGGTCATAGTCTCCAACTTTAGCTACTTCTACCACCGTGAAACGGAGTGCGAGGATCGAAGCCGGTATGCGCATGTCACAAGCTCGACGTGGGAAGACGAGGACAACGAGGGCGAGGAAACACAGGAGGAGAACCAGTATCCAGAGGAGGGTTATTACGCCATCGGTGGGACCTATGATAATTTGAATGAGACCCTTGCTAGACCGAACATGGAACCGAACGCTGAATCGGTAGGAAATGGTCAACTACGGGAACCGCTTGTCACGCAGGTGTGA